Proteins encoded by one window of Arachis hypogaea cultivar Tifrunner chromosome 1, arahy.Tifrunner.gnm2.J5K5, whole genome shotgun sequence:
- the LOC112801077 gene encoding AP-2 complex subunit mu translates to MPVAASAVYFLNLRGDVLINRLYRDDVGGNMVDAFRTHIMQTKELGTCPVRQIGGCSFFYMRISNVYIVIVVSTNANVACAFKFVVEAVALFKSYFGGAFDEDAIRNNFVLIYELLDEIMDFGYPQNLSAEILKLYITQEGVRSPFSSKPADKPVPNATLQVTGAVGWRREGLVYKKNEVFLDIVESVNLLMSSKGSVLRCDVTGKILMKCFLSGMPDLKLGLNDKIGLEKESQLKSRPTKSGKTIELDDVTFHQCVNLTRFNSEKTVSFVPPDGEFELMKYRITEGVNLPFKVLPTIKELGRTRMEVNVKVKSTFIEKLFALGVVVKIPVPKQTAKTSFTVTSGRAKYNASIDSLVWKIRKFPGQTEATLSAEVELISTMTEKKSWTRPPIQMEFQVPMFTASGLRVRFLKVWEKSGYNTVEWVRYITKAGSYEIRC, encoded by the exons ATGCCGGTGGCTGCTTCCGCCGTCTACTTTCTCAACCTCCGTGGTGACGTTCTCATTAATCGCCTCTACCGCGACGATGTCGG GGGAAACATGGTGGATGCCTTCCGGACCCATATTATGCAAACGAAGGAGCTTGGTACTTGTCCTGTGAGGCAGATTGGTGGTTGCTCCTTCTTTTACATGAGGATCAGCAATGTCTATATTGTCATTGTAGTCAGCACCAATGCTAATGTTGCTTGCGCTTTCAAGTTCGTTGTTGAG GCTGTTGCACTGTTCAAATCATACTTTGGTGGTGCTTTTGATGAGGATGCTATTCGCAATAATTTTGTACTCATTTATGAGCTTCTAGATG AAATTATGGACTTCGGTTACCCACAAAATCTTTCAGCAGAGATCTTAAAACTTTATATCACTCAGGAAGGAGTGCGATCCCCGTTTTCGTCCAAG CCCGCAGATAAACCTGTTCCAAATGCTACTTTACAAGTTACTGGGGCTGTTGGTTGGCGGAGAGAAGGTCTTGTCTACAAAAAGAATGAG GTCTTTCTAGATATTGTGGAAAGTGTAAATCTTCTTATGTCTTCAAAAG GTAGTGTTCTGCGTTGTGATGTCACGGGGAAGATTCTCATGAAATGCTTTCTTTCTGGAATGCCTGATTTAAAGTTGGGTTTGAATGATAAGATTGGTCTTGAGAAAGAGTCACAACTTAAATCCCGCCCCACTAAAAG TGGTAAAACTATTGAGCTTGATGATGTCACCTTCCACCAGTGTGTAAATTTGACAAGGTTCAACTCGGAGAAGACTGTTAGTTTTGTGCCACCTGATGGTGAATTTGAACTAATGAA GTATCGTATCACTGAGGGAGTCAATCTTCCCTTTAAAGTACTGCCAACCATCAAGGAACTTGGTCGAACAAGGATGGAAGTGAATGTTAAG GTAAAGAGTACTTTTATTGAAAAGTTGTTTGCACTTGGGGTTGTAGTAAAAATTCCCGTGCCAAAACAAACTGCAAAGACAAGTTTCACAGTAACATCTGGCCGTGCCAAATACAATGCATCTATTGATTCTTTGGTTTGGAA GATTAGGAAGTTTCCAGGGCAAACTGAGGCAACCTTGAGTGCCGAAGTTGAACTTATTTCCACAATGACAGAAAAGAAATCTTGGACTAGGCCACCAATTCAGATGGAGTTTCAG GTTCCAATGTTCACAGCATCTGGTTTACGAGTTCGTTTTCTGAAG GTGTGGGAGAAGAGTGGTTACAATACTGTTGAGTGGGTTCGTTATATTACAAAAGCAGGATCATACGAGATTAGGTGCTAG